A window of Ruania suaedae contains these coding sequences:
- a CDS encoding ABC transporter permease, with protein sequence MSPAATEETTERVLVRAPWRTVTSREILVKITDRSFVLSTVLTTVMLIAAVALSAFLSARTSTYTVATAEEAVATVADTAAEAIEAGGDELELLAAGSAQEVRDAVGGGEADAGLVRTGEGYVLVGDDEIPGALQGAMTQAVRDAVLAENAAAAGSSLAELEAGSELAVQLLNEDSGQNVAAQVLGFVFAFLFYMAAIMFGMTIANSVLEEKQNRVVEILATAIPVRQLLYGKVLGNSILAFAQIALYAVVGLVAVNAAGLAQDIGWMVGASGWFIAFFAVGFLALAAVWAVLGSLASRAEDLQSNTGPIIVVIMAVLFVGLFATGPLLTAASFVPVMSSVAMPVRLLAGDVALWQPIVSLLLTGAAAYLMVRGGERIYQRAVMQGGTALSWRQALRLES encoded by the coding sequence ATGAGCCCCGCCGCGACCGAGGAGACGACCGAACGCGTGCTGGTGCGCGCACCGTGGCGCACGGTCACCTCCCGCGAGATCCTCGTCAAGATCACCGACCGTAGTTTCGTGCTCTCCACCGTGCTGACCACGGTCATGCTCATTGCGGCCGTCGCCCTCTCCGCCTTCCTGTCCGCGCGCACGAGCACCTACACGGTGGCCACGGCCGAGGAGGCGGTGGCCACAGTCGCGGACACAGCGGCCGAGGCGATCGAGGCCGGAGGTGACGAGCTCGAGCTCCTTGCCGCGGGTTCGGCGCAGGAGGTGCGTGACGCCGTCGGCGGCGGCGAGGCCGACGCCGGGTTGGTCCGCACCGGCGAGGGCTACGTCCTGGTCGGGGACGACGAGATCCCGGGAGCGTTGCAGGGCGCCATGACTCAGGCCGTGCGAGACGCGGTCCTGGCGGAGAACGCCGCCGCCGCCGGATCCTCACTGGCGGAGCTGGAGGCCGGCAGCGAGCTGGCGGTACAGCTGCTGAACGAGGACTCGGGCCAGAACGTGGCGGCGCAGGTCCTCGGATTTGTCTTCGCGTTCCTGTTCTACATGGCCGCGATCATGTTCGGGATGACGATCGCGAACTCGGTGCTGGAGGAGAAGCAGAACCGCGTGGTGGAGATCCTCGCCACCGCGATCCCGGTCCGTCAGCTCCTCTACGGCAAGGTGCTGGGCAACTCGATCCTGGCGTTCGCCCAGATCGCGCTGTACGCCGTGGTCGGACTCGTCGCCGTGAACGCCGCCGGGCTGGCCCAGGACATCGGCTGGATGGTGGGCGCCTCGGGCTGGTTCATCGCCTTCTTCGCGGTGGGCTTCCTCGCGCTCGCCGCCGTCTGGGCAGTACTCGGCTCCCTGGCCAGCCGCGCGGAGGACCTGCAGTCGAACACCGGACCGATCATCGTGGTCATCATGGCCGTGCTGTTCGTGGGCCTCTTCGCCACCGGGCCCCTGCTCACCGCGGCCAGCTTCGTCCCCGTCATGTCCTCGGTGGCGATGCCGGTCCGCCTCCTCGCCGGCGATGTCGCCCTCTGGCAGCCGATCGTCTCACTGCTGCTGACGGGGGCAGCGGCCTACCTGATGGTGCGTGGCGGGGAGCGGATCTACCAACGGGCCGTCATGCAGGGCGGGACGGCGTTGAGCTGGCGTCAGGCGCTACGGCTGGAGAGCTGA
- a CDS encoding alkaline phosphatase family protein, producing MTVPNKLLVVSVDAMHTDDIPFARTLPAFSRILERAAIAEIEGIYPSVTYPNHTAQITGCPPARSGIFNNLQFQPGRGDASAWFWDASMIRVPTLFEVAHRAGLSTAAVQWPVTGNASGVDHLVPEIACPQVFDGLEDQYLRTTDARSYETYIRPNLPLIHADRRKGKYFDFVNHVSAEVLRAERPDVMFVHLVEVDTARHAGGSYGPHVEAALREVDATLGTYLQVLEGNGDLDSTNIVLVSDHGHVDVEQHTNLNALFLERGFLRLHDDGTLADWDVFCLGAGLSGQLFLADGLSAARRREVEALLVEIESDPQYRVEKIWTAEETLREYGLDGPFQWVVESEPGVIVGMLWERRVVVRTGDEDFPPLRGAHGHAPRHGGQPVFIGAGPDFAPGADAGRRSMLDEPATFAHLLGLDLPDGEGTVVTSMLAAVPAAI from the coding sequence GTGACCGTGCCGAACAAGCTGCTCGTCGTCTCCGTTGACGCCATGCACACCGACGACATCCCCTTCGCCCGCACCCTTCCCGCCTTCTCCCGCATCCTGGAGCGGGCAGCGATCGCCGAGATCGAGGGCATCTACCCCTCGGTGACCTATCCCAACCACACCGCCCAGATCACCGGGTGCCCTCCCGCGCGCAGCGGGATCTTCAACAACCTGCAGTTCCAGCCCGGCCGGGGCGATGCCTCCGCCTGGTTCTGGGACGCCTCGATGATCCGGGTGCCGACCCTCTTCGAAGTCGCTCATCGGGCCGGTCTGAGCACCGCGGCCGTGCAGTGGCCGGTGACCGGCAACGCCTCCGGCGTGGACCATCTCGTGCCGGAGATCGCGTGCCCGCAGGTCTTCGACGGTCTGGAGGATCAGTACCTGCGCACCACCGACGCGCGCTCGTACGAGACCTACATCCGGCCGAATCTGCCGCTGATCCACGCCGACAGGCGCAAGGGCAAGTACTTCGACTTCGTCAACCACGTCTCCGCCGAGGTGCTGCGCGCCGAGCGACCGGATGTGATGTTCGTCCATCTGGTCGAGGTCGACACCGCACGCCACGCCGGTGGCTCCTACGGCCCACACGTGGAAGCCGCCCTGCGGGAGGTCGACGCCACGCTCGGGACCTACCTGCAGGTGCTCGAGGGCAACGGTGACCTGGACTCGACCAATATCGTGCTCGTCTCCGACCACGGCCACGTCGACGTCGAACAGCACACCAACCTCAACGCGCTCTTCCTCGAGCGGGGCTTCCTGCGCCTCCACGACGACGGCACCCTGGCCGACTGGGACGTCTTCTGTCTCGGCGCCGGGCTTTCCGGCCAGCTGTTCCTCGCCGACGGGCTGTCCGCCGCACGCCGGCGGGAGGTCGAGGCGCTGCTGGTCGAGATCGAGTCCGACCCGCAGTACCGGGTCGAGAAGATCTGGACCGCCGAGGAGACCCTGCGTGAGTACGGCCTCGACGGGCCGTTCCAGTGGGTGGTCGAGTCCGAGCCCGGCGTCATCGTCGGGATGCTCTGGGAACGTCGCGTGGTGGTGCGCACCGGCGACGAGGACTTCCCGCCGCTGCGAGGCGCCCACGGGCACGCACCACGGCACGGGGGCCAGCCGGTCTTCATCGGTGCCGGCCCGGATTTCGCTCCGGGGGCCGACGCGGGACGGCGCAGCATGCTGGACGAGCCGGCCACCTTCGCGCACCTGCTCGGGCTGGACCTGCCCGACGGCGAGGGCACAGTCGTCACCTCGATGCTCGCCGCGGTTCCCGCGGCGATCTGA
- a CDS encoding carbohydrate ABC transporter permease, with amino-acid sequence MSLTIDRKDELESPGAPPATAAPRPRPVRRRPGPRRPLPATMALYVLIAATFALFAVPLYWLFSSALKPEHEIYTYPLTWVPSSLEWSNFADAWTSAPFGAFLRNSIITTVVGTALEIGVALLSAYAFAFVYFRGKMIVFAVMVGSLMLPGHITLLVNYITISNLGWLNTYQGLILPGIGSAFAMFLIYQQMRQVPEELVDAARMDGTSHMRRMHAVVIPICRPMILTATLIVLITKWNDFVWPLIVTSTSDMRTLPIGLMFLRSQEGYDAWGPVMAGTVIVAAPMLIVFFLAQRRIIGGITAGALKG; translated from the coding sequence ATGAGCCTCACGATCGACCGCAAGGACGAGCTCGAGTCCCCGGGCGCTCCGCCCGCCACCGCGGCGCCTCGCCCCAGGCCCGTTCGCCGCCGGCCAGGCCCTCGCCGTCCGCTCCCGGCGACGATGGCCCTGTACGTCCTCATCGCTGCCACGTTCGCCCTCTTCGCCGTACCCTTGTACTGGTTGTTCAGTTCCGCTCTGAAGCCCGAGCACGAGATCTACACCTACCCGCTGACGTGGGTGCCGAGCTCGCTGGAGTGGAGCAACTTCGCCGACGCCTGGACCTCAGCACCGTTCGGAGCATTCCTGCGGAACTCGATCATCACCACGGTGGTGGGCACCGCGCTCGAGATCGGGGTGGCGCTGCTCTCGGCCTATGCCTTCGCCTTCGTCTACTTCCGCGGCAAGATGATCGTCTTCGCGGTGATGGTCGGTTCGCTGATGCTGCCCGGCCACATCACCCTGCTGGTCAACTACATCACCATCTCCAACCTGGGGTGGCTCAACACCTACCAGGGCCTGATCCTGCCGGGGATCGGCTCCGCCTTCGCGATGTTCCTGATCTACCAGCAGATGCGCCAGGTCCCCGAGGAACTCGTCGACGCCGCACGCATGGACGGCACCAGCCACATGCGCCGCATGCATGCGGTGGTGATCCCGATCTGCCGCCCGATGATCCTCACCGCCACCCTGATCGTGCTCATCACGAAGTGGAACGACTTCGTGTGGCCGCTGATCGTGACCTCCACCTCCGACATGCGCACCCTGCCGATCGGGCTGATGTTCCTGCGCAGCCAGGAGGGCTATGACGCGTGGGGCCCGGTCATGGCCGGCACCGTCATCGTGGCTGCTCCGATGCTCATCGTCTTCTTCCTCGCCCAGCGTCGCATCATCGGCGGCATCACCGCCGGCGCCCTCAAGGGCTGA
- a CDS encoding glycerophosphodiester phosphodiesterase — MTPAATPGVVGHRGAAAVSAENTLTAFARGVADGADAIELDVHLSADGELAVIHDATLDRTAVGGRRTGAVRDLTWVQLQEAELAGGERIPSLAEALAAIDIEIHVEIKAPAAAEAVAELVRSSGLASRVTITSFDLDILATVRRMAPALAVGVISRAASPAALDAVRTLRAASLAVQVRHLDRAVVAHAHADGALVCGWPVLTTADVRSALAAGVDLVTADDPAWCRAELTALLTDRTL, encoded by the coding sequence GTGACCCCTGCTGCCACCCCTGGTGTGGTCGGACACCGCGGTGCGGCGGCGGTGAGTGCGGAGAACACGCTCACCGCCTTCGCCCGCGGTGTCGCGGACGGGGCCGATGCCATCGAGCTCGACGTGCACCTGAGCGCCGACGGCGAGCTGGCCGTGATCCACGACGCGACACTCGACCGCACCGCCGTCGGTGGGCGCCGGACCGGCGCCGTCCGGGACCTCACCTGGGTCCAGCTGCAGGAGGCCGAGCTGGCCGGTGGCGAACGCATCCCCTCGCTCGCCGAGGCGCTGGCGGCCATCGACATCGAGATCCATGTCGAGATCAAGGCTCCGGCGGCTGCAGAAGCGGTGGCCGAGCTGGTGCGTTCGTCCGGGCTCGCCTCCCGGGTGACCATCACCAGCTTCGATCTCGACATCCTGGCCACGGTGCGCCGGATGGCCCCGGCGCTCGCCGTCGGGGTCATCTCCCGTGCCGCCTCGCCGGCGGCCCTGGACGCCGTCCGCACGCTTCGCGCCGCCTCCCTCGCGGTGCAGGTACGCCACCTCGACCGGGCGGTGGTGGCCCACGCCCACGCCGACGGCGCCCTCGTGTGCGGGTGGCCAGTGCTCACCACGGCGGACGTGCGATCCGCGCTCGCCGCCGGCGTCGATCTCGTCACCGCGGACGACCCGGCGTGGTGCCGGGCCGAGCTCACCGCGCTGCTCACCGACCGCACCCTCTAG
- a CDS encoding aldo/keto reductase, whose translation MQHRPLARTGRQVSAIGLGTWQIGGGWGDVAEADALAVLKASVDAGVTVFDTADVYGDGRSEALIGRFLNQHTQPPVTVATKMGRRADQTPENYTLENFRTWTARSREHLGVDTLDLVQLHCPPSAVIEDDATYDALDALVADGMIAAYGVSVETCAQALAAIEHPNVSNVQIILNPFRLKPLEEVLPAAQAAGVAVFARVPLASGLLSGRYTASTTFAEDDHRTFNRHGEAFDRGETFSGVELGVGVSAAAELAESLPEGVTLPAATLAWIASRPGVTTVIPGARDAVQARANAAAADLLTEGLDLDAFDAAVREVYDRRLRDSVHPHW comes from the coding sequence ATGCAGCATCGTCCGCTCGCGCGCACTGGGCGTCAGGTCTCCGCCATCGGCCTGGGCACTTGGCAGATCGGTGGTGGCTGGGGCGACGTCGCCGAAGCCGACGCCCTGGCGGTGCTGAAGGCCTCCGTCGATGCAGGCGTCACGGTGTTCGACACGGCGGACGTCTACGGCGACGGGCGCAGCGAAGCACTCATCGGTCGCTTCCTGAACCAGCACACCCAGCCCCCGGTCACCGTGGCCACGAAGATGGGCCGGCGCGCCGACCAGACGCCCGAGAACTACACGCTCGAGAACTTCCGTACCTGGACCGCCCGCTCGCGCGAGCACCTGGGCGTGGACACCCTCGACCTGGTGCAGCTCCACTGCCCACCCTCGGCCGTGATCGAGGACGACGCCACCTATGACGCGCTCGATGCCCTGGTGGCCGACGGGATGATCGCCGCCTACGGCGTCTCGGTGGAGACGTGCGCGCAGGCGCTTGCCGCGATCGAGCACCCGAACGTGAGCAATGTGCAGATCATCCTCAACCCCTTCCGGCTCAAGCCGCTGGAGGAGGTCCTGCCGGCCGCGCAGGCGGCCGGCGTGGCAGTGTTCGCACGCGTGCCGCTCGCCTCGGGACTGCTCTCGGGCCGGTACACCGCCTCGACCACCTTCGCCGAGGACGACCACCGTACGTTCAACCGCCACGGTGAGGCCTTCGACCGGGGTGAGACCTTCTCCGGAGTCGAGCTCGGAGTCGGCGTGAGCGCCGCCGCTGAGCTCGCCGAATCACTCCCGGAGGGCGTCACGCTGCCGGCGGCGACCCTCGCGTGGATCGCCAGCCGGCCCGGGGTCACGACCGTGATCCCCGGTGCGCGCGACGCCGTCCAGGCACGAGCCAACGCCGCGGCCGCCGATCTGCTGACCGAGGGCCTGGACCTTGACGCCTTCGACGCTGCCGTGCGTGAGGTCTACGACCGCCGCCTGAGGGACTCCGTGCACCCACATTGGTGA
- a CDS encoding carbohydrate ABC transporter permease, giving the protein MTTLLQPVRRPPRSRTAPPPRRSSPQLRRRRLAEGALFWALILPNLTAIVVFGYYPTLYNFVLSFTDWDFVQPAPVVVGLDNYIELFQSGSMLMDALRNTAIFVLVAVIGTLFGGMAIGALLAQRLRFSGLVRTLAFAPHMLPGAAIGVLWLFMFDPNYGLSRWLFSMFGMESPSWTTTSDFSLWSITIAYAWQRLGFVAIIYYTAILDLPKDIYEAASLDGARGLPLFRYITLPLLSPVTFFLTVTGIIAAAQTFDIIATLTMGGPGTSSTTLPWMIYDQAFVDFNIGTSAATATVMFVLLLIVTGVQTKYASKQVHYS; this is encoded by the coding sequence ATGACCACCCTGCTGCAGCCCGTGCGGCGGCCCCCGCGGTCCCGCACGGCGCCACCACCGCGCCGTAGCTCGCCACAGCTGCGGCGCCGACGCCTCGCCGAGGGTGCGCTCTTCTGGGCGCTGATCCTTCCCAATCTCACCGCGATCGTGGTGTTCGGCTACTACCCCACCCTCTACAACTTCGTCCTGAGCTTCACCGACTGGGACTTCGTCCAACCCGCCCCGGTCGTGGTGGGCCTGGACAACTACATCGAACTGTTCCAGTCCGGCTCGATGCTGATGGATGCCCTGCGCAACACCGCGATCTTCGTGCTCGTGGCCGTGATCGGCACGCTCTTCGGCGGCATGGCGATCGGTGCGCTGCTGGCGCAACGGCTGCGCTTCTCCGGGCTCGTGCGCACACTCGCATTCGCCCCGCACATGCTTCCCGGTGCCGCGATCGGTGTGCTCTGGCTGTTCATGTTCGACCCGAACTACGGGCTGAGCCGCTGGCTCTTCTCGATGTTCGGCATGGAGTCACCTTCCTGGACGACGACCTCGGACTTCTCGCTGTGGTCGATCACGATCGCCTATGCCTGGCAACGGCTGGGCTTCGTCGCGATCATCTACTACACCGCGATCCTGGACCTGCCCAAGGACATCTACGAGGCCGCCTCCCTCGACGGCGCCCGCGGGCTGCCGCTGTTCCGATACATCACGCTGCCGCTGCTGAGCCCGGTGACGTTCTTCCTCACCGTCACCGGGATCATCGCCGCCGCGCAGACCTTCGACATCATCGCCACCCTGACCATGGGCGGCCCCGGCACGTCGAGCACCACCCTGCCCTGGATGATCTACGACCAGGCCTTCGTGGACTTCAACATCGGCACCTCCGCCGCCACCGCCACGGTGATGTTCGTGCTGCTGCTGATCGTGACCGGTGTCCAGACCAAGTACGCGAGCAAGCAGGTGCACTACTCATGA
- the gdhA gene encoding NADP-specific glutamate dehydrogenase, with the protein MLDRSLQSVLDDVTARSPHEPEFHQAAREVFESIGPAIRRHPEYLEAGILPRLCEPERQLIFRVPWTDDQGRVHVNRGFRVEFSSALGPYKGGLRFHPSVDLGIVKFLGFEQIFKNALTGLQIGGGKGGSDFDPKGRSDAEVMRFCQSFMTELSRHIGADTDVPAGDIGVGGREIGYMFGQYKRLTNRFEAGVLTGKGLAWGGSHVRTEATGYGLVFFLREMLEAAGTDLDGRRVVVSGSGNVAAYAIEKVHSLGGTVVACSDSSGYVVDEDGIDVALLREIKEVRRGRIHEYADARPSARFIDGGTIWDVPCQVALPCATQNELDAAGARTLIRNGVIAVAEGANMPCTPEAVDALHEAGIAFGPGKAANAGGVATSALEMQQNAARESWSFAHAETRLEEIMRSIHRRCLETAEECDSPGDYVLGANVAGFRRVADAMLDLGVV; encoded by the coding sequence ATGCTCGACCGTTCCCTGCAGTCCGTGCTGGACGACGTCACGGCACGCAGCCCGCACGAGCCCGAGTTCCACCAGGCTGCGCGTGAGGTGTTCGAGTCGATCGGTCCGGCGATCCGCCGCCACCCCGAGTACCTCGAGGCCGGGATCCTGCCACGGCTGTGCGAACCCGAACGGCAGCTGATCTTCCGTGTGCCGTGGACCGACGATCAGGGCCGAGTGCACGTCAACCGCGGCTTCCGGGTCGAGTTCAGCTCCGCGCTGGGCCCCTACAAGGGTGGCCTCCGGTTCCACCCGAGCGTGGACCTGGGGATCGTGAAGTTTCTCGGGTTCGAGCAGATCTTCAAGAACGCGCTGACGGGACTGCAGATCGGCGGCGGCAAGGGCGGCTCGGACTTCGACCCGAAGGGTCGCTCCGATGCCGAGGTGATGCGTTTCTGCCAGTCGTTCATGACCGAGCTGTCCCGTCACATCGGTGCCGACACCGACGTGCCCGCGGGTGACATCGGAGTCGGTGGCCGCGAGATCGGCTACATGTTCGGCCAGTACAAGCGCCTCACCAACAGGTTCGAGGCAGGGGTCCTCACCGGCAAGGGGCTTGCCTGGGGCGGTTCCCACGTCCGGACCGAGGCCACCGGCTACGGCCTGGTGTTCTTCCTGCGCGAGATGCTCGAGGCGGCCGGCACCGACCTCGACGGTCGACGCGTGGTCGTCTCGGGCAGCGGCAACGTGGCCGCGTACGCCATCGAGAAGGTGCACTCGCTCGGCGGCACGGTCGTGGCCTGCTCGGACTCCTCCGGCTACGTGGTGGACGAGGACGGGATCGACGTCGCCCTGCTGCGCGAGATCAAGGAGGTGCGACGGGGCCGGATCCACGAGTACGCCGATGCCCGTCCGAGCGCCCGCTTCATCGACGGGGGCACCATCTGGGACGTGCCGTGCCAGGTCGCGCTTCCCTGCGCCACCCAGAACGAGCTCGACGCGGCAGGCGCGCGGACGCTGATCCGCAACGGCGTCATCGCCGTGGCCGAGGGGGCGAACATGCCCTGCACCCCGGAGGCCGTCGACGCGCTGCACGAGGCGGGCATCGCGTTCGGCCCCGGGAAGGCGGCGAACGCCGGCGGCGTCGCCACCAGTGCGCTCGAGATGCAGCAGAACGCGGCCCGCGAGTCCTGGTCGTTCGCCCACGCCGAGACCCGGCTGGAGGAGATCATGCGCTCGATCCACCGGCGCTGCCTCGAGACCGCCGAGGAGTGCGACTCCCCCGGTGACTACGTCCTGGGCGCCAACGTGGCGGGCTTCCGCCGCGTCGCCGACGCGATGCTCGACCTCGGCGTCGTCTGA
- a CDS encoding ABC transporter ATP-binding protein produces the protein MSAPALEVRDLTRRFGEKVAVDNVSFTVEPGTMTGFVGANGAGKTSTMRMIMGVLARHGGEVLWDGRPITRADRAAFGYMPEERGLYPKQGILDQLCYLGQLRGLTRGDAAAEAQRLLERFSLGGRAKDKLESLSLGNQQRVQVAAALLHGPTALILDEPFSGLDPVAVDSMVDLLSDKLRDGVPVLFSSHQLDLVDRLCDSLVVLSDGVVMASGTAHALRSRGPRRFRITTPPDAGWLREVADLQVLDVDGATAIVESPGPLDRALITRAAAFGLTELTPLVPTLADIYREVTA, from the coding sequence ATGTCCGCACCTGCCCTGGAGGTCCGCGACCTCACCCGACGGTTCGGCGAGAAGGTCGCCGTCGACAACGTCTCGTTCACCGTGGAGCCGGGCACCATGACCGGCTTCGTCGGTGCCAACGGGGCGGGGAAGACCTCGACCATGCGCATGATCATGGGCGTCCTGGCCCGCCATGGCGGTGAGGTGCTCTGGGACGGCCGGCCGATCACCCGCGCCGACCGTGCCGCCTTCGGCTACATGCCCGAGGAACGCGGCCTCTATCCCAAGCAGGGCATCCTGGATCAGCTGTGCTATCTCGGGCAGCTGCGCGGCCTCACCCGAGGCGACGCCGCCGCCGAGGCGCAGCGGCTGCTCGAGCGCTTCTCGCTCGGCGGGCGCGCCAAGGACAAGCTCGAGTCCCTCTCCCTGGGCAACCAGCAGCGGGTCCAGGTCGCCGCGGCCCTGCTGCACGGCCCCACCGCGCTCATCCTCGACGAGCCCTTCTCCGGGCTCGACCCGGTGGCGGTGGACTCGATGGTCGACCTGCTCAGCGACAAGCTGCGTGACGGCGTCCCGGTGCTCTTCTCCAGCCATCAGCTCGACCTCGTGGACCGGCTCTGCGACTCGCTGGTGGTGCTCTCCGACGGCGTGGTGATGGCCTCGGGCACCGCACACGCGCTGCGCAGCCGCGGGCCGAGGCGCTTCCGGATCACCACCCCGCCCGACGCCGGTTGGCTGCGGGAGGTGGCGGACCTGCAGGTGCTCGACGTCGACGGCGCGACCGCGATCGTCGAATCCCCCGGCCCGCTGGATCGCGCACTCATCACCCGGGCAGCCGCGTTCGGACTGACCGAGCTGACGCCGCTGGTGCCCACCCTGGCCGACATCTACCGTGAGGTGACCGCATGA
- a CDS encoding extracellular solute-binding protein, with the protein MHNLTLTRRHLLSALGLGTGAAALAACTGPVSASDGGSEAAGNLRSGFSQAALGEIPSEYAGRTNILFWAPWTGGLFEAMSEQFAMFNEAQSDIYAAIESVGGYADLNTAFTAALQARAVPDMVCFPEMQWLQFYFAGALAPLDPHFDDEWNLDVYLENFTEESKAEDQTFVVPFARSTPLFYYNKTLFNDLGLPVDTQYTWSQLRELGSEISSVSSAGQPIKTFAYSSGDAWFANSWLWAFDGVWSDGFDVMPDEEKVRELMTFANEWVHVDGNAYMAQAAHTDFQTGLVAAVHGSTASMRGLTEAVDFELGAAFMPGEVNQPPTVPTGGSGFSMVRSESQERQDATAELLRFLARPEVSGKWHIDSGYVPIVKAAQDEPEVQELHASDPNFTVAIQQLENAQTVAPVNWFNSGTASLSEAFARLTGDNGDIQESIDTLRGEYESLLEDNREDLEAVGVQ; encoded by the coding sequence GTGCACAACCTGACCCTGACCCGCCGTCACCTGCTCTCCGCCCTCGGGCTGGGCACCGGGGCCGCCGCGCTCGCGGCCTGCACCGGACCGGTCTCGGCATCCGATGGCGGATCGGAGGCTGCCGGCAACCTGCGCAGCGGCTTCAGCCAGGCCGCGCTCGGCGAGATCCCCTCCGAATACGCCGGCCGGACGAACATCCTCTTCTGGGCACCGTGGACCGGTGGGCTGTTCGAGGCGATGAGCGAGCAGTTCGCCATGTTCAACGAGGCCCAGAGTGACATCTACGCCGCGATCGAGTCCGTCGGTGGGTACGCCGACCTGAACACCGCCTTCACCGCCGCCCTGCAGGCCCGGGCGGTGCCGGACATGGTCTGCTTCCCCGAGATGCAGTGGCTGCAGTTCTATTTCGCCGGCGCGCTCGCCCCGCTCGACCCCCACTTCGACGACGAGTGGAACCTCGACGTCTACCTGGAGAACTTCACCGAGGAGAGCAAGGCCGAGGACCAGACCTTCGTGGTGCCGTTCGCGCGTTCGACCCCGCTCTTCTACTACAACAAGACCCTCTTCAACGACCTCGGTCTGCCGGTGGACACCCAGTACACCTGGTCCCAGCTGCGCGAGCTGGGCTCGGAGATCTCGTCCGTCTCCAGCGCCGGGCAGCCGATCAAGACCTTCGCCTACTCCTCCGGCGACGCGTGGTTCGCCAACTCCTGGCTGTGGGCCTTCGACGGCGTGTGGTCGGACGGCTTCGACGTGATGCCGGACGAGGAGAAGGTGCGCGAGCTGATGACGTTCGCCAACGAGTGGGTGCACGTGGACGGCAACGCCTACATGGCACAGGCCGCACACACCGACTTCCAGACCGGCCTCGTCGCCGCCGTGCACGGGTCCACCGCCTCCATGCGCGGCCTGACCGAGGCCGTCGACTTCGAGCTCGGTGCCGCGTTCATGCCCGGTGAGGTGAACCAGCCCCCTACCGTCCCGACCGGTGGGTCCGGCTTCTCGATGGTGCGCTCGGAGTCCCAGGAGCGTCAGGACGCCACCGCGGAGCTGCTGCGCTTCCTCGCCCGGCCCGAGGTGTCCGGCAAGTGGCACATCGACTCCGGGTACGTGCCGATCGTCAAGGCCGCCCAGGACGAACCGGAGGTCCAGGAGCTGCACGCCAGCGACCCGAACTTCACGGTGGCGATCCAGCAGCTGGAGAACGCCCAGACCGTCGCGCCGGTGAACTGGTTCAACTCCGGTACCGCCTCGCTGAGCGAGGCCTTCGCCCGTCTGACCGGCGACAACGGCGACATCCAGGAGTCGATCGACACCTTGCGCGGCGAGTACGAGTCCCTGCTGGAGGACAACCGCGAGGACCTCGAGGCCGTGGGCGTGCAGTGA
- a CDS encoding DUF2510 domain-containing protein has protein sequence MSVPAGWYPDPQEHGWVRYWDGAGWTERRGPVAPPAPVPGTPGAYGPTTPPPPRSGRTALLVVLGVAVVVVAIVVIVAVRLISGLGSDLEPAVAPTPSVATVQPSDPGTDPPLPPPGGTLAPGETAAVQVPDGGAASFTLVVDEPGVYWLDTLSEDGVDPRLEVTAADGTRWSDDDGSVESENSYDASLTMVLQAGEHEVLVEDLRESGLAFDLQAGGGPAAGAEIGAQEFTAAEGQTWSRQLQLEPGQTLSVDVVADEGDAVAGIGLADGTYEENDDREADAPDTGDSLDPYVSVTATEGGTAVVLVRGYEDAAVSGTVTIAVE, from the coding sequence ATGTCGGTGCCGGCTGGGTGGTATCCGGACCCGCAGGAGCATGGGTGGGTGCGCTACTGGGACGGCGCGGGCTGGACCGAGCGACGCGGCCCGGTCGCGCCACCTGCGCCGGTGCCGGGCACGCCGGGAGCGTACGGGCCGACCACGCCGCCACCGCCGAGGTCGGGCCGCACCGCCCTCCTCGTGGTGTTGGGCGTCGCAGTGGTGGTCGTGGCGATCGTGGTGATCGTGGCGGTGCGGCTGATCTCGGGCCTGGGATCGGACCTGGAACCAGCGGTTGCGCCGACCCCGTCGGTCGCGACGGTGCAACCGTCAGATCCCGGTACCGACCCGCCCCTGCCGCCACCGGGCGGCACGCTCGCGCCGGGCGAGACCGCTGCCGTGCAGGTACCCGACGGCGGCGCCGCGAGCTTCACGCTCGTGGTCGACGAGCCCGGCGTGTACTGGCTGGACACCCTCTCCGAGGACGGTGTAGACCCCCGGCTGGAGGTCACGGCCGCCGACGGGACGCGCTGGAGTGACGACGACGGATCGGTGGAGTCGGAGAACTCCTACGACGCGAGCCTGACGATGGTGCTGCAGGCCGGCGAGCACGAGGTCCTCGTCGAGGATCTGCGCGAGTCCGGTCTCGCGTTCGACCTGCAGGCAGGAGGGGGGCCGGCCGCCGGCGCGGAGATCGGTGCGCAGGAGTTCACCGCCGCGGAGGGCCAGACCTGGTCGCGGCAGCTGCAGCTGGAGCCGGGCCAGACCCTCAGTGTCGACGTGGTGGCCGATGAGGGCGACGCGGTCGCCGGGATCGGGCTGGCGGACGGCACCTACGAGGAGAACGACGACCGCGAGGCGGACGCCCCGGACACCGGCGACTCGCTCGACCCCTACGTCTCGGTCACCGCCACCGAGGGCGGAACCGCGGTCGTGCTCGTCCGGGGCTACGAGGACGCGGCCGTCAGCGGGACGGTCACGATCGCCGTCGAGTAG